The region GGCTCCCGGCCGGTTTCCAGAGTGGTCAACGGAGTCCCCCCGTGTACTCGGTGACGGGTCGGCCGAAGGGCTCGGGCTCCCCCTCCAGGAGGGCGCTCGGACGCCAGCCGAACCACTGTTGGATGCGGTTGCGCAGGAAGAAGGCCATGTCCTCGGACCAGGTGTGGCCGCCGCCGGTGCGGCGGAGCACGTACCCCAGCCCGTGGCCGCGGTAGATGCGGCCGCCGCCGCGCATGACGGCGATGAGGAGTTGGGTGTCGATGGAGCGGGGCACCGGCCGGAAGCCGCCGGCCTCCTCCAGGACCGCCCGGTCCGTGAGAATGGTGCCCCCGGCGATGAACCGGCTGGAGGATTCGGACCGGCCCTCCCGCCAGAGGGTCAGGTCGACCTCCTGGAGGTAGACGAAGTCCTGCCCGACGCCGAGGAGCTCGGCACCGGAGTAGGTGCGGGCCAGGACGAGGTCGGCGAGGTGGTCGGGGCCGTACCAGTCGTCGTCGTCCCACTTGGACACGAGGGTCCCGGAGGTGCGGGCGACCGCGTCGTTGAGCACCGAGCCGAAGATCTTGTCGGCGGGGGCCTCGCACAGGACCAGGGGCCGCCCCGTGGCCTCGTACTCGGCGATGGCGGCGGCCACCTCGGGCAGGGAGGCGGGGAAGCCGTGCAGGGTGAGGACGAGTTCGACGTCCACCCCGCGCTGGCGGGCGATCTGGGCGAGGGCGAACCCGACCATCTCCGGGCGGCGGGTGCACAGGATCACGGACACCGTGGGCGCGGGGGGCACGGGCACCCCGGCCTGCGCGCCCAGGTCCCGCCACCGGGAGCGCGACCCGTGCAGGCGCAGGGCGGTGCGGCGCAGGCGGACGCTGTACTCCTCCCGCCGCAGCGGGTCGGCCAGCTCCTCGGCGTCGGCGGCGGTGACCAGGTCGGCCAGCGGCGCGCCGAGCGCGGCCGCCCAGGCGGGCGGCGGACCGGAGACGAGCGGGACCCCGCCGGCCGCCAGCGAGGCGACGGCGCGCACGGCGGCGGTGGGGCCGGTGTGCCCGGACCAGTCCACGCGGACGCCGCGCAGGTGCCGGATCCGGGACAGGTCCACGTCGGTGACGGTGCCGTCCGGGGCGACGACGGCCAGATCCTTCTTGCCCTGGCGGACGACGGCGCGGTCTCCATGGACGGTGAGGTCGCCCATCGGTCCGGAGGCGTCCTTGGAGAACCCGACCGGGTTGACGGAGAGCTCGTCGATGGGGGCGATGTCCGACGGCCCCGCGTTCTCGTGCACCCGGGCGCCGCCCGGCGCCGCGATCCGCTCCCAGGCGTCGGCGCCGGTGGTGCGCCGGTCCAGCACCGGGACCGCCTCGTCCGTCCATTCCGGCGGGGCGCCCTCCCCCACCCGCAGGGCCAGGTCGCCGACCGGGGTGACCCGGCGCAGCGGCACCGGCCCGGCCGCCTCCACGCCGCGGGCGCCAGTGTCGCCGGGCCGCCACAGCGCGGCCTCGGGGCCCGACAGCGCGGCCAGCGGCGAGATCGCCGGCCCCCGGCGCCGCCCCCGGGTGCCCGACCAGACCGCGTCCAGCACCTGCGGGGTCTCCACCCCGTTGGGGAAGAACAGCTCGCACAGCCATCCGCGGCGGCCGGCCCGGCGCACCCGCACCTCCTGGAGTTCGCGCCACTGGCCCATGCCGGGGGACGCGGGCAGCGGCGGCTCCTGGTGGCCGGGGGTGTCCACGATCGCGACCACCACCTGGACCGCGCGCGGCAGGTCGGCCGCGGCGGCCAGGGAGCGGTGCAGGTCGGCGGGGGTCGCGGCGACGACCGCGACCAGCCCGGCCTCGGGGCCGCTGTCGCGCTCCCAGAGGTTGCGCAGCTCCAGGGGCTCGCCCAGGACGCGGGCGTCCAGGTCCACGACCGCGTCCGCCGGGGCGAGCGGCAGTCCTTCCAGGTGGGCGCGGGCCCCGGCGCCGGTGTGGCAGAGCAGGGCGGTCTCGGTGCCGCGGGCGCGCAGGGCGTCCCGCAGGGCGGTGGTGATCATCCAGACCTCGTGGGTGTCGGTGCGGTGGTGCCGGGTGGTGCGGGGCGGGTCAGATCCCCTTGCGGCCGAACACGTGCGCCCCCTTCTCCGCCTGCTCCTCGGTGCGCTGGAACTCCGGGTGGGCGGCGAGCCAGCGGTCGCCGACCGCGCGCTCCTCCTCGCGGTCGGCGTCGTCCAGGACGAACACGACGTCCTCGGTGCAGTGCGCCAGCAGCCGCGGCAGCGCGGGGAAGCGGACCTGGAGGCCGGTGGCCTGGGGCGGGCCGTCGACGAACACCAGGCCCACCCCGGCCAGGTCGGCCAGGGCGGCGGTGTCGTACCAGAGGTCGGCGGTGGTGCGCTCCTCGCCGTCGACGGTGACGGTGTCCGGCTCGATCGGGGTGAGGGGGGCGTGGCGGACCTCGACGATGTCGTCGAGCCCGTGGGAGGCGACCAGGGCGCGGCTCAGCTCGGCGTAGCGGGCGTCGTGCTCCAGGGCGACGAGGCGGCCGCCGCCGGCCCGGCGCAGCGCGTAGCCGAGCCAGACACTGGAGGCGCCGCTGCCGCACTCCACGACGGTCGCGGGGCACAGCCGCTCGATGTGGCGGACCAGGACGCGCAGCACGTCCGGCGAGGCGGCCCAGCCGCGCAGCGGCGGCATGAACGGAGCGGTGTCCAGGTGGTCGCGCAGCTCGGTCCAGGCGACCTGCTGCTCGTAGTCGGCGCGGCCCTGGAGTTCGACGGCGCGGCGCAGCTCGCGGGAGGCCTTGGGCAGCGCGTGGTCGGTGACCCGGGTGACGCGCTCGCGCAGGTCCTTCAGGGAGCGCCGCGTCTCCAGCCGGTCCTCGCCCAGGGCCTGGGAGACCGTGCGGGCGTGCTCGCGCACCGACTCCTCCAGGGCGCGCACCGAGCGGCGCACCAGGACCAGGCCCAGGCCCAGGCCGCAGATCAGCGCGCCGAGCAGGGCCAGGGCGACCAGGGTGCCCGCCTCCACCCAGCCGACCAGGCCCAGGGCGGCCAGGGTGACCAGGGCGGCCGTGGCGAGGAGGCCGCCGACGGCGGCGACGGCCAGGAGGGGGCGCGACAGGCGGCGCAGCGAACGCACGGGCATCTCCAGGGGGGATGGCAGGACCGGCGGGCGCGGGGAGGGGTCCCGGGCGCACGGGGCCGGACGGTAAGGGGCGGGGCCGGCGCCACGGCTCGGTGACACGAAGGGCCCACCCGACTAAGACACCACCTCGTGGAGGGCGGCGAAACCCGCGTGCGGGGCAATTCCACTGTTGTTCACCGGAAGATCACCCCCGGCCGACCGCCGCGCCCTCAAGAGTTCGCTGTCGCGTTCCCCTGTCCGGTGGCCTCCACCAGCGCCTCCTCCAGGGCCGGGACGAGCGTGCGGGCGTAGGTGGCGGTCATGTGGGAGTGGTCCCAGTACACGAGGATGTTGCCGACGACCGCGTCGCAGCGGCCGCCGGGGCACACGTGCCCGGTGAGGTCCACCAGGGAGACGTTGGCGGGCAGCCTGCCCCGCTCGGCGAGCACGGCGGCCGGGTGGCGTTCGGCGTGCGAGTAGCCGACCGGGTCGCTGCACGCCCCGGCCGGGTCGTCCGGGTTGTCGGCCACGCACTCGGCCCCGGCGTAGGAGTGCCGGGGCAGGTCGCGGACCCCGATGACGTCGATGCCCATGGCGTCCAGCTCCCGCCAGCGCACCGGGAACCCGGGCAGCACGACCTCCCCGGCGGCGCTGGCCCGGGTGGAGGAGGTGAACACGGCGTCGGGGCGCAGCCGCTCCAGCTCCTCCATGGCCCGGGCGTCCCACTCCTGGCATTCGGTGAACACACGCCCCTGGGTGTAGGGGACCTCGGCGCTGAACTGGCACCCGCTCTTGGTGAACGACACCAGGCGCCACCCGTACTTCAGGGCGACCTCCTCCAGCGCCGGGTACCAGTGGGCGGTGCGCGAGGCGCCGACCATGGCGATCGTGTACTCGGCGTCCTCGGGTCCGGCCCAGCACACCTTCGGTTCGGTGGCCTTCAGGTCCACGTGGCAGCCCTGGAGGTGGTGGTCGGACAGGTCGTCCCGGGCGTCGAGGGGGTCGGGGACCACCGGCAGGTCGGGCAGCACGGAGGCCAGTTCGGGGTGGGTGACCAGGGCGGCCCCGGGGTAGTCGACGGGCTCGATGACGCGCTCGGCGCGCTCCCGCCTCTCCTCGGCCAGCCGGTCCGACCACTGGGAGCCGACGACCAGGGAGGGGGCGATGACCAGGACCGCCATCGCCGCCGACCAGACCGGCAGCCACGGCCGGGAGACCCTGCGGCTCAGGCTCTCGGCCCCGCCCTCGACGGCCTTGGCCGTGATCCAGGCCAGGCCCAGGGACAGGGCCAGCACGGCCGCCCCGCCCAGCGGGGTGGCCAGGGAGCGGCCGGTGAGCTGGAGGTACACCACCAGGACCGGCCAGTGCCACAGGTAGAGGGCGTACGACAGGCCGCCCAGGGCCGTCAGCGGGCGCCAGGCGAGCACCCGGTGGACCCCGGCCCGGCCGCCCCCGCCGCCGGCGACGATGACGGCGGCCGCGGCGAGGGTCGGCAGCAGGGCCGCGTACCCGGGGAACACCGTGGACACCGGCAGCAGCACCCCGCACAGGACCAGTGCGGCCAGGCCGCCCCAGCCCAGCGCCCACCGCACCGGCACGGGCGGGTTGATCCGGTGGACGACCAGGGCCAGCACCCCGCCCAGGGCCAGCTCCCACAGGCGGGCGCCGGTGTCGAAGTAGGCCCAGGGCTGGTCGACGGCGGTGATCCACACCGAGTACGCCAGGGAGGCCGCCAGCACCGCGCCGATCGCGGCCAGGGAGGCCCGGCGCATCCGGTCCCGCCCCGCCACCAGCAGCACCGCGCCCAGCAGCAGCGGCCACAGCAGGTAGAACTGGCCCTGGATGGACAGCGACCAGAAATGCTGCACCGGGCTGGGCGCGCCCTCCCGGGCCAGGTAGTCGACGGCCGCGGCGGCCAGCGCCCAGTTCTCGTGGTAGAGCGCGGACGCGTACACCTGGGCGATGACGTCCGGCCAGCGCGACCGCGGCAGCCACAGGTACGCCATGGCCAGCACCGCCGCCAGCACCACGCCGACGGCGGGGGTGAGCCGCCGCAGCAGCCGGGACCAGAACGCGAACGGGGCGATGCGCCCCTCGCGCTCCACCGAGCGCACCAGGGACCCGGTGATGAGGAACCCGGTGAGGAACAGGAA is a window of Nocardiopsis changdeensis DNA encoding:
- a CDS encoding glycosyltransferase — protein: MITTALRDALRARGTETALLCHTGAGARAHLEGLPLAPADAVVDLDARVLGEPLELRNLWERDSGPEAGLVAVVAATPADLHRSLAAAADLPRAVQVVVAIVDTPGHQEPPLPASPGMGQWRELQEVRVRRAGRRGWLCELFFPNGVETPQVLDAVWSGTRGRRRGPAISPLAALSGPEAALWRPGDTGARGVEAAGPVPLRRVTPVGDLALRVGEGAPPEWTDEAVPVLDRRTTGADAWERIAAPGGARVHENAGPSDIAPIDELSVNPVGFSKDASGPMGDLTVHGDRAVVRQGKKDLAVVAPDGTVTDVDLSRIRHLRGVRVDWSGHTGPTAAVRAVASLAAGGVPLVSGPPPAWAAALGAPLADLVTAADAEELADPLRREEYSVRLRRTALRLHGSRSRWRDLGAQAGVPVPPAPTVSVILCTRRPEMVGFALAQIARQRGVDVELVLTLHGFPASLPEVAAAIAEYEATGRPLVLCEAPADKIFGSVLNDAVARTSGTLVSKWDDDDWYGPDHLADLVLARTYSGAELLGVGQDFVYLQEVDLTLWREGRSESSSRFIAGGTILTDRAVLEEAGGFRPVPRSIDTQLLIAVMRGGGRIYRGHGLGYVLRRTGGGHTWSEDMAFFLRNRIQQWFGWRPSALLEGEPEPFGRPVTEYTGGLR
- a CDS encoding class I SAM-dependent methyltransferase, producing MRSLRRLSRPLLAVAAVGGLLATAALVTLAALGLVGWVEAGTLVALALLGALICGLGLGLVLVRRSVRALEESVREHARTVSQALGEDRLETRRSLKDLRERVTRVTDHALPKASRELRRAVELQGRADYEQQVAWTELRDHLDTAPFMPPLRGWAASPDVLRVLVRHIERLCPATVVECGSGASSVWLGYALRRAGGGRLVALEHDARYAELSRALVASHGLDDIVEVRHAPLTPIEPDTVTVDGEERTTADLWYDTAALADLAGVGLVFVDGPPQATGLQVRFPALPRLLAHCTEDVVFVLDDADREEERAVGDRWLAAHPEFQRTEEQAEKGAHVFGRKGI
- a CDS encoding acyltransferase family protein, producing MSTPERGAAERPASQRGGFRPEIEGLRAVAVLLVAVYHIWFGRVSGGVDVFLFLTGFLITGSLVRSVEREGRIAPFAFWSRLLRRLTPAVGVVLAAVLAMAYLWLPRSRWPDVIAQVYASALYHENWALAAAAVDYLAREGAPSPVQHFWSLSIQGQFYLLWPLLLGAVLLVAGRDRMRRASLAAIGAVLAASLAYSVWITAVDQPWAYFDTGARLWELALGGVLALVVHRINPPVPVRWALGWGGLAALVLCGVLLPVSTVFPGYAALLPTLAAAAVIVAGGGGGRAGVHRVLAWRPLTALGGLSYALYLWHWPVLVVYLQLTGRSLATPLGGAAVLALSLGLAWITAKAVEGGAESLSRRVSRPWLPVWSAAMAVLVIAPSLVVGSQWSDRLAEERRERAERVIEPVDYPGAALVTHPELASVLPDLPVVPDPLDARDDLSDHHLQGCHVDLKATEPKVCWAGPEDAEYTIAMVGASRTAHWYPALEEVALKYGWRLVSFTKSGCQFSAEVPYTQGRVFTECQEWDARAMEELERLRPDAVFTSSTRASAAGEVVLPGFPVRWRELDAMGIDVIGVRDLPRHSYAGAECVADNPDDPAGACSDPVGYSHAERHPAAVLAERGRLPANVSLVDLTGHVCPGGRCDAVVGNILVYWDHSHMTATYARTLVPALEEALVEATGQGNATANS